Within Thermococcus celer Vu 13 = JCM 8558, the genomic segment ATCGGGAGAGACCGCGAGCCCCTCCACCTCATCCCACATACCGCCACCGCAGGTCTTTTGCCACCTCACCGCGCCGTTTTTATCAAGCCTCAGTATCCAGGCGTCTCCATCGCCGGCCCCGAAGTTCTGGGTATAGCCGCCGATGACCACGTCACCGTTTGGGGCGACCGCAACGGCCCAGGGACTGTCGTAGCTCTCTCCGCCGTAGAGCTTTGCCCAGTAGTTCAATTCTCCAGCCGTCGCACCGGGCAGTGCGAGGGCGAGGAAAACCAGGAGGGTAACCAGCACGAAGGGGGTTGACTTTCTCATATCGACCCACCTCACATCGGATCTGCCAAAAACGAAAGGTTGCGTCTTCCCGTTCTCGATCTTTAAATCACCGAGTTGAGTTGGGCTCTAAGTTAATCAATCCGCGTTGATTCTATAAAAACGTTGTACTTCGCTACAATCCCGTTTGAAGTGAGAGATCCCTACTCTCATTAAAACCGAAAACACCGGTTGGATATGGCGAGCCATTCGGGAGGCAGTGTTACCCACCCAGGTAAGCCCACGCGAAGGCCATCCCGATGAGCGCTCCGGCCCTCGCCACCTCTGCAGTCGCTCCGAGGCAGTCGCCGTTCAGACCCCCAAAGTTTCTCAGGGACAGGTGGACGACGTAACCACCCGTTAAGAGTCCGAAGAGCGAGGAGAGCGAGAGGGGGTTGTAGATGACCGGCGGGAGGAGCAAGGAGACGTAAAGAAGGGTTCCGATGGAGAGCTGTTTTCTGTTCATCCCTTCCATGAAGTAGGCCCCTAAACCGTTTCCGAGGGGTTTTTTGGTTGCCATTGCCAAGAGGGTGGCGAACTTGGAGTTCAGCTCCGCCAGGAAGAGACCGTAGAACGGGAGGAAGGGGAGCGCGTAAACCTGCAGGAGGAGAACCGTCACCACGGCGAAAACACCGGCTATCCCTGTGTTAAGGTCCTTCATGGCCCTTACCTTCCTCTCGCGGTCTCCCTTGACCATTATCCCGTCGGCCCAGTCCGCCAGGCCGTCGAGGTGGAGGAGGCCGATGGTGAGGTAGAGTGCCAAAACCGCCAGGATGTTCGAGAGGGGGAGCCTCATATAGAGGATGAGCGTTGGGAGGGCGGAGCTCACCAGGGAGATAAGTGGGAAGCTCCAGAGCTCCCTTCGGGCCATCTCGAAGTCGCCCTCAACGGGCACCCGCGTCATGAAGGGCAGGACGTTTCTCATACCAATCCCCCGAAAGGAGCCTCGTCATGCACCCCGCTATGAAGCCGCCGATGGCGTCGTCCAGGAAGGGCGGGAGCTCCGCCAGGATCCCCGGTTTTCTGGTGTCGTAGTAGAAGAAGTTGAAGAGCGCCATCTTCCCGCCCACGTACTCCGCTATGTCTATCCCGATGAGCTCGTCCGCCACGAGGTTAACCGGATCGCCCTCGACCTCGAAGCTCTCCTCGAGGAGGAGCGCCGCCATCAGGAGGGACTGGACGTTTACATCCTCGAGATAGCGGAGCATCGTCTCCCTCAGCGATTCCCTTACCCCATCTGGATTCTCGCCGATGTAGAGCTCCATCGCGGCGTCGAGCATTCTCTCGAGGGTTACGCCGGCGGATTCGAGTTTCGCGAGGATCTCCTCAACCTTCATCCTCTCACCAGCTCGAACTTCAGCCAGTGATACGTCTCGCTCTCGCGCCTCTCCTTGGCCCTCAGCCCAAAGCTCCCCCCAAAGAGTGGACACCTCAGAACGACCGTGTGGAACTCGGCGAACTCCCCGACGGGGTCGATGCCCGGGTTCGCCTCGAGGAACCGCTCTAAATCCCCAACCGAGCGGAAGGTGTAGCCGAGCCATTCTTTTGAGAGCTTCTTCCTGTTGACGGCGATTATCGCGTACTCGAACCCTTCGTTGAGCATCTCCCCCGCGAGCTCGAGCGTGTCCCGGCCCCAGAGCGGCTCCAGAGCCTCGACGCCCGCCCTCTTCGCCAGCTTCTCCACCCACCTCAGGTGGTCCTCGAGCAGAACGTCACCCGCGATGAGGTAATCGACGCCGAGCGAGGCTATGAACTCCGCTAAAGCTTCGCTCCCCCTTGCCATGTCAAAAACAAGAAGCTCCTTTCCCATAGCCCGGGCGAGTTTCTCCAGCTCGCTCAGGTTCTCGTAGTGAGGCGAGAGCCCTATGGTCGTCCTGAGGACGAGCAGGTATGGAACTGTTATCCCTTCCTTCTCGGCCAGGTGGGTCGCGTAGAGCCCGTCCTTGCCGCCCGAGAAGAAGGCGACGCCCCTTGAATTTCCGTCGGTTTCCATTCGACCACCAAACCTATAAAGGCCATGGACTTTTTATCCATTATGTTCCTCAGTTTCAGAAAGCTCCGGAGAATCGGCGGAGTTTACCTAAACCCCGACAATCTCAGGGTTATGCCCCTGGCCATCAGGGACTGGAGGGACTTTCTGGCTCTGGACGAGAAGACCTACGGGACCTACGCGAGAACGATATACAACCCGCGGGAGCGCTTCCTCGTCGTTAGCGAGGGGGACAGAAGAACCGCGGAGGAACTCGAGTCCCTCTACCGGGAGTTCCTGAGGGAGCCACTGAGGTTCTGCCGCAGGGAGTACCACGAGTACCAGCTCGAGATTGGAGAGTTCGAGGGACTGCCCTTTGCCAGCGGCTGGGCGGGTTCCGGCGTCGTTCTAATCGGCGAGGCACCCGGGAGGAAAGGCTGTGGGAAGACGGGGATACCCTTCTACCGGGACGCATCCGGCATGCTCCTCAGGAAGACGCTCTTCGCCCTGGGCGTCAACCCGGACTTCGTCTACATAACCAACGTCGTGAAGTGCAACCCGCCGGGCAACAGGCTGAGGGGCTTCGGGGAGGGAGCGCTTGAGCTCCTTCGGCGGGAGCTGGAGATCGTGGGGCCGAAGGCCATCTTCGCCGTCGGGAAGACCGCGGAGAAGGCCATGAAACGGCTCGGCTTCGGGTTCACCTACCTGCACCATCCCGCCTGGTACGTGCGGAGGGGTGTAAGGGAACCGAACGGGGAGCTCGTTGAGGAATACTCAGCGGTTAAGGAGGTTTTCGGGGAATGGAAGCTTTAGTCGTCTTTGCCCTCGCGCTCCTCTGGGACCTGCTCCTGGGCGAACCGCCCTCTTTGGTCCACCCGGTAGTGTGGTACGGCAAAATAGTGGGCTTTCTCGATAAGCGATGGAGGAGGGGCCCGCTCCCGGACTTCTTTGCGGGAACCCTGCTGACGCTGGTTGTGGTGGCCTTCGCGCTCGCCCTCTCGCTTCTGCCGTTCCGCCTTCCCCCTCCGCTCAGCTACGCGTTGGCGCTCTACTTCCTCAAGAGCTCCTTCGCGGTAAGGAGTCTCCACGAGCACGTGGCGAGGACGGTAACGGACGACCTCGGCGAGAAGAGAAAGGCCGTCTCGATGATAGTGAGCAGGAACACGAGGGAGCTCGATGAAACTCATTTAAACTCGGCGGCGATAGAGAGCCTCGCGGAGAACCTGAACGACTCGGTCGTCGCCCCGCTGTTCTACTTCCTTCTCCTCGGCCTTCCCGGGGCCATGGTCTACCGGGCCGTTAACACGCTCGACGCCATGATCGGCTACAGGAACGAGCGTTACGAGTTCTTCGGCAAGTTCGCTGCGAGGCTGGACGACGTCCTCAACTTCATCCCGGCCCGCCTGACGGTTCTCCTCTACCTGCCCTTAGGCTGGAGGAGGGTTCTCGGGCATTACCGCCTCGCCCGCTTTAAGATCAACTCGGACAAGCCCATCGCCGCCATGGGCGCCGTTCTGGGCGTCATGCTCGAAAAACGTGGAGTCTATCGCTTTCCCGGGCGGGAACCGACCAACGACGACATAAAGCTGGCGTTGAGGGTTTACAGGATTGTTGTTGCAGAATGGATCCTCATCGTCGCTTCAATCATCGCAACGGGGGTGTGTCCATGCTTGAACCTTTGAGATTCTCGACCTACCACGGGGGTGCGAGGGAGGAGGGTTTACTCGACTTCTCTGCCTCACTGAACCCCTACGAACCCGAATGGCTCGGGGAAATGTTCGAACGCGCCGGGGAGATAAGCAACCGCTACCCCTACTACGAAAGCCTTGAGAGGGAGCTCGAGGCACTCGTCGGCGAACCGCTGACAGTGACGGCCGGTATCACCGAGGCGCTCTATCTCCTCGGCATACTAACCTTCGCGCGCGGGGGCTTCAAGAAGGCGATAATCCCGCGCCACACCTACGGCGAGTACGAGAGGGTCGCGAGGCTTTTTGGGGCGGAGGTCGTCAGGGGACCCAACGAACCGGGGGAACTGGCGGGGCTCGTCGAGGATGAATCCGTGGTCTTCTTCTGCAACCCCAACAACCCTGACGGGAGGTTTTACAGGGTTAAAGAGCTCAAACCGCTCCTCGACGCGGTGGAGGAGGAAAACGCTCTCCTCGTTCTGGACGAGGCCTTCATAGACTTCGTTCGGAGGCCGGAGAGCCCGGAGGGAGATAAAATAGTCAAGCTGAGGACCTTCACCAAGAGCTACGGCCTGCCAGGGATAAGGGTCGGTTACGTCGTGGGCTTTAAGGGGGCATTTAGAAGCGTGAGGATGCCCTGGGGCATAGGCTCAGCGGGCGC encodes:
- the cobS gene encoding adenosylcobinamide-GDP ribazoletransferase, yielding MRNVLPFMTRVPVEGDFEMARRELWSFPLISLVSSALPTLILYMRLPLSNILAVLALYLTIGLLHLDGLADWADGIMVKGDRERKVRAMKDLNTGIAGVFAVVTVLLLQVYALPFLPFYGLFLAELNSKFATLLAMATKKPLGNGLGAYFMEGMNRKQLSIGTLLYVSLLLPPVIYNPLSLSSLFGLLTGGYVVHLSLRNFGGLNGDCLGATAEVARAGALIGMAFAWAYLGG
- the cobZ gene encoding alpha-ribazole phosphatase CobZ — translated: MKVEEILAKLESAGVTLERMLDAAMELYIGENPDGVRESLRETMLRYLEDVNVQSLLMAALLLEESFEVEGDPVNLVADELIGIDIAEYVGGKMALFNFFYYDTRKPGILAELPPFLDDAIGGFIAGCMTRLLSGDWYEKRPALHDAGAR
- a CDS encoding PAB0415 family putative ATP pyrophosphatase, producing METDGNSRGVAFFSGGKDGLYATHLAEKEGITVPYLLVLRTTIGLSPHYENLSELEKLARAMGKELLVFDMARGSEALAEFIASLGVDYLIAGDVLLEDHLRWVEKLAKRAGVEALEPLWGRDTLELAGEMLNEGFEYAIIAVNRKKLSKEWLGYTFRSVGDLERFLEANPGIDPVGEFAEFHTVVLRCPLFGGSFGLRAKERRESETYHWLKFELVRG
- a CDS encoding uracil-DNA glycosylase family protein is translated as MFLSFRKLRRIGGVYLNPDNLRVMPLAIRDWRDFLALDEKTYGTYARTIYNPRERFLVVSEGDRRTAEELESLYREFLREPLRFCRREYHEYQLEIGEFEGLPFASGWAGSGVVLIGEAPGRKGCGKTGIPFYRDASGMLLRKTLFALGVNPDFVYITNVVKCNPPGNRLRGFGEGALELLRRELEIVGPKAIFAVGKTAEKAMKRLGFGFTYLHHPAWYVRRGVREPNGELVEEYSAVKEVFGEWKL
- the cbiB gene encoding adenosylcobinamide-phosphate synthase CbiB, which encodes MEALVVFALALLWDLLLGEPPSLVHPVVWYGKIVGFLDKRWRRGPLPDFFAGTLLTLVVVAFALALSLLPFRLPPPLSYALALYFLKSSFAVRSLHEHVARTVTDDLGEKRKAVSMIVSRNTRELDETHLNSAAIESLAENLNDSVVAPLFYFLLLGLPGAMVYRAVNTLDAMIGYRNERYEFFGKFAARLDDVLNFIPARLTVLLYLPLGWRRVLGHYRLARFKINSDKPIAAMGAVLGVMLEKRGVYRFPGREPTNDDIKLALRVYRIVVAEWILIVASIIATGVCPCLNL
- a CDS encoding aminotransferase class I/II-fold pyridoxal phosphate-dependent enzyme; amino-acid sequence: MLEPLRFSTYHGGAREEGLLDFSASLNPYEPEWLGEMFERAGEISNRYPYYESLERELEALVGEPLTVTAGITEALYLLGILTFARGGFKKAIIPRHTYGEYERVARLFGAEVVRGPNEPGELAGLVEDESVVFFCNPNNPDGRFYRVKELKPLLDAVEEENALLVLDEAFIDFVRRPESPEGDKIVKLRTFTKSYGLPGIRVGYVVGFKGAFRSVRMPWGIGSAGAAFLEFLLRDGFEHLRRTMPLIWREKERLERALGVGSDANFFVKRVGDAKRFVEAMKERGILVRDCGSFGLHEFVRFSVRKPEENEVLIEAFREVENVFEQERGNYRKSFR